A stretch of the Lolium perenne isolate Kyuss_39 chromosome 3, Kyuss_2.0, whole genome shotgun sequence genome encodes the following:
- the LOC127345523 gene encoding uncharacterized protein: MDFPLDPVSSLPICDACPAEVAVLSLHGDDSASSYAGPAAAGASVIGDLADGASVGDVGSVMGGADGPDSAQSTGIDNPQSAGWTKRQQVQLNFTLLDQGGMRALDQITFSQQLQLDFTT; this comes from the exons ATGGATTTCCCTCTGGATCCGGTGAGCAG TCTACCAATCTGTGATGCATGCCCAGCGGAGGTAGCCGTCTTGAGCTTGCATGGGGACGACTCTGCCAGCAGCTACGCTGGCCCCGCGGCGGCCGGTGCATCGGTGATTGGGGATCTCGCAGACGGAGCTAGTGTCGGAGATGTCGGCAGCGTGATGGGAGGCGCTGATGGCCCTGATTCCGCGCAGTCAACCGGTATCGACAATCCCCAGTCTGCTGGGTGGACGAAGAG GCAACAGGTACAGCTCAATTTCACCTTACTTGATCAGGGAGGAATGCGAGCACTTGATCAGATAACATTCAGTCAACAGCTACAGCTCGATTTCACCACTTGA